CGTGTTTAACAAATCCTTAAATAAATGCCGATATATCGGAAATTAGTTTAAGGTTTTATTTCGCTAAATTATGTCTAATAAATACCGCATAGGCATGGATTAAGATATAATACCTTACTTAAATTGACTTATCTTAAATTCTTAGAAATGTTTGTCATCCTTGCCATCTACTAAGGTATAGATAATATAGTTATGTGTATAACATTAATAGTTATGTATATAACACTCTACTATCAGCCTGAGGTTAGATCCTAGTGTTATACATAGCAGAAAGATACTTGAATATATTTCCTCTATggtattaaatatataactatattaACTAAGAAGAAGGGCTCTAGGCTCAGCTGTAAACACACTATTCACTGTAAGAATAACAATATCTGACATACAGCGTACACCACCAGAGAgtcttacaaaaattttgatgaagccGCAAATACACTGTGCATAATATGTAATGCTGCGCATTGTATTTGCggcttcattaaaatttatactatcAGACTCTCTGACGGTATGCACAGTGTGCcagattttcttataaataattcgtataataaattcttataaTCGATTTATATCTAGAgctaatatgcaaaaaaaaatttctcatgcGATTTTCGCTTCAATTTGATATAGTGACACTGGTTTATAAgacacataaaattaatataaaaatcattaattaatatcaattcaTTGAAGTGGAATACTGGGAAGATTAATACTAAAACCTCTAAAATTTCTACTATAATTGAATTAAAGGAttataagtacaaaatttagcttttttttcacaaaaatgatACTCCGTAAGTATTGCTTCTTCTCATGGTTTATTcgaaataggaaattttttatcattggaaacaaattatgttaaatttttcagatattCTTCAGATCTGAGAATATCGTTAAAAGAGTATTTGAGATCGTACTATGTCTATAAAAACACAGTTCAAGATTtcttatcgatttttaatgacgcGACGTGGGAAAAGTGTGTTTAAGTAGCCttctaatacaattttataatttttgtatcgaCTTGCTGGCTGACTCAGTTTAATCCAGACAAACTTGAgtctcattattattaattatgaaaagttgttaatttctatttactccagttagaattttttttattaaaaataataaggcCGCGGCTTCCTTAAATATTCTATTAGGTGGTAAACATTTGCGCATGGCTGATATATGcgctaaattaaattttatatttaccttGAACTGCCGCTGTAAGCATCCCTTCACCAACATACGATGCAAAAGCTGGTTCATGCCCAGAACTACAACCGcctaaaattttcactttttcatGTAAAGCCTCCTTATGATCCCGTCGAATAACTGCATTTAATTTATCCAACACAGCAACATCTTGATTAACTAGTGCTGTACTTAATAATGATTCATTAATAAAAGATTCTGGATTCGATAAAAAATCATGACCCATAAATGATGATCGAGATTCCTCTAGTCGAGCcatacttcaaaattttctaatttctcAGAGTACATTAAATATAGTACGgtaaaaattactacaaaacaaaaaatggtgCCATaactaattgtaaaaattatcattacgagataaaataatactaaaaattttgaaatttttttttatctttttaaattttaatcgttaaaaaaaacatatttacatgTCTAATTTTCCGTCAAAACTAAACATAACCtatactatattttaaaattttttatgctgAATCGCTTTTTTgctacttaaaattattttttccataaacatTATCACTAAATTTTCaagaatgataaaatatatacaataacttaaaagtgtttaaaattagattaggatttttttgaagggaaaTAAACCACTATTAAATGAAGTATAACACCTGCATTGGATTTTCGTTGGAAACATTTATCatttatctgtcaaaattaattatatatgtttttaaaaatttgtgaaacacggattataataagccaaaatgtattCTAATCTGTGTTCTGATATCTTCGTGAGGAAATTGATGGGTGTgctataaaagtacaaaaaatatttttcttcattatcCCCGGGCCGAAAGTACGTACTTTCGgccgaaaataaagaaaaataggaTACATCACACGGAGGTATGTAGAACTCTAGGGTAGTTCGAGTGACgtctgaaatattgcaaaaaaatgcgaagttagaaaaattgatgaattttgaaCAGCTTtgtctcggaaactattggatctacagagacaattctagtcttatattgtagcaaatttagtctactttaaattACGTACAAATACTCCTTTAGCCCAAAATTCGCTAATTTTCCGGGTTTTGAAAAAGTTACGTTCAGcactcgaggtcacaaacttggattatacCGGATTTGACCttagctctgatgtataaagttacgcCGATAAATTATGAAAGGCTTcatctcggaaagtattggatctacagagtccattctagtttcatattgtagcaaattaaGTCTACTTGAAAACGCCTTGAAaaggttttatcaaaaaactagtcctttaaGGTTGTAATCGcacaaaatccaaatttttcacggatttttcgatttgtCAAAGTTGCGTTccgcgctcgaggtcacaaacttggattattcattagaccaacatcataaacaagtctgcgaaaaatcagaactaccggatatGGTGCAGACTACTCCGTACTTTCAGACGACAAGATTACTGaattaatattcttttaaataatttctattacaTATTTAGAAGGTACATGAATAAAACATATtctattaaatgtaataattatttattattgttacattTACAGTGGATAAATGTATCTTTTGTTTGCGTTATCATCAATTTATTTGTGCCCTCCTTCTCATTGTAAAAACGAAGATGAATGAATACCTTAATATAAGATATGAATATTGAAAAAGGGCagaaataatattacttattaaatataaaatacataggaacaaacattaattatttgCCAAACATTTGGGCACCTTTTCTAGCTAAGGCATCAGCTCCTTCATTTCCTGCAATTCCCGCGTGTCCTTTAACATAATTCTATAACAAAAAACGTTATTCTCACTGCATTATTGTaattacacaaatatatttaaaaatcaaaattacccaTTTTACGTCAACTAATTGACATGCGTTATCTAAGTCaataaaatcgtgtttatttttaaccggCCCACCATCTTTTAATTTCCAATCACGTTTCTTCCAATTTGGCAACCATGTTGTCATTGAATTTATGACAAACTGTGAATCAGTATtaatacaaagttttttaacACCAGCACTATGAGCAATTTCGACAGCTCGGGTACAAGCTTGTATTTCTCCAACATTATTGGTTGCTCGCCCTTTTACTGGTTCACCAACATTTCTAGAAATTATTCACAAAGCTTTTGAAAAAAGGGTAATTAACAAAGTAATAAAGGGTAATTAATAGACTTACAATGGATGATTTTCACCAAACCAAACCCCTAAACCAGCTTTACAATTGGGTCGTCCATTATTTTCACAAGCTCCGTCTGTGTATACATGTACAAAACCATCTTTATCCACCGGAAGTGCATGTTTTTCCTTTCGTTTTTTCTGATCAGTGTTTTCATTGTCTGTTGTACGTTTCCGTTTTGGAGTTGTGGCAGATTTAATATTTGAAGTACCTACTTTATCATTCAAAACTTTTCCTTTAAAATTAAGCATTTCTtccattattgaatttttatacgaTTCAGCAACTTCATTAAATTGTGTTAAAAGATCTTTAGTTTTGCTTTTAAATGATTCGAAAATCGAATCTATTTTACTTATATGTTCAGCTACTAAAATATCGTTGCTAAAATATTGCCattgtgttaaaaatttatctttgagGCTAGTATCATGGAGCTTCGTaaacgtaataataatataagggCTAGGTGGTGTTGACCCAGCCCTTAAAAATCgctaaacataatttttcttatgattCGCTTAGAGGTGTGCAATAACTCTTGGTAGTTTTAAATGTGGTTAATTTTCCTCCACTATTTATAAGGCATATACAACAACATATTTTGACTGATctacgtaaaatattttaaactgcaCCTACACGTTTCTACCCCTCTGTTATCAATGCCAATATTTTTCAGATGAATTTTTAGCGCAATTGAACTTTTTTCGAGATATTGTACTAGAATAAAGTATTATTGGTTTTtgaacaagaaattttttattcttatgcGTTTGCTTTGAAATGGTATCTGATTGGAAATCAATGTTAGATAGGACGTTATCGAAGCTCCagataatagtttaaaaaattaaatagttcgTACTCATTCATATCATCTGTTAAGAATGCATCATGATACGTTTCTAAATCTTCATCAGATTCGACTTTAACTTCTGGTGAAGCTAATTCTTGCATTGTAAcagattttatttcttttccgTTGTACATATTTACAAATTCTTCTGCCGCTGCAtaactatcaaattttttaaattttgcatgtGCGACGCCTTTTATGGATTCTTGACATTCAGCCCTAAAATGTTATGGTTTTAatagtgaaaatattaaacagttGTAGCGATTTATAATTACGATACACGATGtgtcgaaaataaaattaattttttgtaatatattcaaaaatgttcGTTATACAACATTTTACACGCTACACCTACACCCATAGAAATTCAAATCGATACAATTTCGAGAGACATTCAAGGTATTCattagtaacaaaaaaaagtatacttgtgaaaaattgaaaatatcgttCTAGTTATGTTCCCTGATTTGACATATCGAGATTGGggtatcattaaaaataattggtaaaagttcagttttagcactttttcttataaaacatcctagaacatcaggaaaaaaaccattttcaagcattttttacgtagattacgaatccgtatgcgacgataccgaaaaacttacagtttttctttaattcaggaaaatatactcaattttcttggttaatattttcaagcctaaaaatgaataactgtattcataaattaattaaaaataggtcgttatttactttatttattattaaatatgttaaatttatacaaaaattataaaaatatatttaataaaataatatttttaaatatttaagtattgagTTTCAAAATGAATATGGCGTCAACATGTGACATTTATCTTGTTTGTGTAAACATGCAAAAATAGGGTTGACGACAAAATTAATGGATAGTATGAAAGCCTAAAAACAACTATTAACCTACGATACTCATGCTAACTCGATACCGTTAAAAGTATGATTGACATCAAATCAAagagtgaacgcaagggccaaaaacccgcagacccgtcctaactcgatcccattaaaggcatggccaacctgttgatcacagggtgaattcaatcacagagtgaacgcaagggccaaaaacccgcagacccgtcctaactcgaccccattaaaggcatggccaacctgttgatcacagggtgaattcaatcacagagtgaacgcaagggccaaaaacccgcagacccgtcctaactcgaccccattaaaggcatggccaacctgttgatcacagggtgaattcaatcacagaatgaacgcaagggccaaaaaacccgcagacccgtcctaactcgaccccattaaaggcatggccaacctgttgatcacagggtgaattcaatcacagagtgaacgcaagggccaaaaaacccGCTCGCAAGATTTTTGGCCTTTGCGTTCACCATATGATTGAATTCACCCTGCGATctacgggttggccatgcctttaatggggtcgagtaaggacgggtctgcgggtttttggcccttgcgttcattctgtgattgaattcaccctgcgatctacgggttggccatgcctttaatggggtcgagttaggacgggtctgcgagtttttggcccttgcgttcactctGTGATTTGATGTCAATCGTACTTTTAACGGGATCGAGTTAGCATGAGTATCGTAGATTAATAGTTGTTTTTATGCTTTCATACTATCCATCAATTGTGTCGTCaaccttattttataaatgcataCATACACAAACAAGGTAGATGTCACTTGTTGACGCCATATTTGTTTTGATACCTActcaatacttaaatatttaaaaaaattattttattgaatatatttttataatttttgtataattttaacatatttaataataaataaggtaaataaaatatcataaaaacatgtttaattaacttaacacatatattccattttaggcttataatataacttgtattaaccaagaaaattcatattttcaaaaagcatattttcctgaattaaagaatttttcggtatcgtcgcatatagattcgtaatctacgtaaaaaatgcttgaaaatggtttttttcctgatgttctaggatgttttataagaaaaagtgctAAAACTGAACTAttaccaaataattttaatattatatatttaccaTGTTTCAAAAATTCCTCTACGTTTTCCTTTTGCAACAGCATAATAAGGCATAATTTTTATAGCAGTGTTAATAGTTGTCGTTCGTAAAATTTGTGTTAGTTGTGTGATGATTGGATTTATAGTGACCATATGGATATACAATATACCCCAAGCAAAACGATTTACGATGACTGTTTCTTGATTCTTgcattttatgataataaaaaaaagaaaaaaatatacgtTATCAATATATGGTGAtaaaacggaaattttcaaataagtatCTAAGCATAACGAACAGGGGAATGGTAATTAGAAATGCATTACTGATTACATTATAGTagttagaaatataataaaaagagtgcaaattatgttattattattataaataccttttaataaactaaaaattataaatacttgacgttaataatttcttgttttacCGCTTACGTTTAACCATCAGCTGATATGTTAGACAGATtcacatgttttattatttttcaaaactaaatgcAAATGATAAACTTAGATGTCAGCACTTtctttctttgaaaataatggAGTACTAGACTagactatttaaaaaagaaagaaaaatatagaaaCATGACATTCTCTGTACAATATATGTATTGcggaaaaataatacaaaattttattaatttatttattagactACAAACCCATGCTAAAAtgtttcgggtgaaatgacctaCCAGAACTCATGTTgcacaagtgaaaaaaaaattaactgagttaactgttgaaataccatgtatagccagtgttgataacgcatccgtttgttttttttcgtcATGTAAGCAAGGAtagataaacaaacacatacataatatatgtaacgtatacaATAGGtatctatatatacatactatataatgttctaagctaatttgcgtcctcacgggtaaacaatgatgtttacgaaaaaatgtttcaaacgaaagttgttaattttttataaagaaaattttgtttacctttaaacttttgttttatctctaacggtttacaagatgggtcctagggATTCAAGGCCttgtcctatgttgctcatttacgaactcgactcactttttacgtcctgagcacgctgttaaaatttcatcttgatttttcttttcgtttttgagttaccgtgttaacggacggacggacaatcggaaatagaCTATTGTtcgtaatatcaatatttttaagcgttacaaacttgagattaAACtgtgtataccttgatatatttcatatatacatggtataaaaagatactCCTATATGCAAAAGTAAGATTGCGCACCATGGAGTTAGTTTTTCGCGATACAGGTGtcaatatgaatgtcacaccttTGGTGTCTCACTACatatataggagcatctttttcaacatgattcctgatgggtcatttcaccctaaaatttttagcatgggcttgtaaTCTATACAGTCTGTAAGTGGATAATAAATTTGCctatcaaatatcaaatttaaatctgATCAGAAAAcattacattttttcaaaaataaagagaagtaaatttttttaaacctgaTAATATTCTCAACTCTACTACTTTGTGATCACAGGTGtataaacttttcttaaaatattatactaaatgaaatttacaaaatttaaaaaactccagAATAATTCGGTTTTTCCCTTGTAACTCTCTTCAAACTAAACCTTTTTTTCCCTGAAACATTGTTAAGAGCACTCTCAATCTAATTACcttttcaactaaaaaaaaaattagttcatccgtttaaTAGTTACGGTGCCAAAGACAGACACAAACcttagcgatcaaacttataacaccacaCTTTTTGTACACTACATCACCAAGGTacagaaatgaaataaaagatataaagaaaaaattgtttttattttatttttattgattatgaatttattattttctaaataacgaCTCTGAATTAACGATTACAAAACTTATGCTTCTGATGCAGCTTTAACAAGAGCTTCGCATACTTCAACAGCAATTGCAGCTTCAGCGCGTGCCTGAAATTATAACGAtttccaaatgaaaataattgaagttAATTGTTAGAATATCCTGTATATAGACAATGCTATATTTGTTCTTTCTTTGACGGTTAACAAGATGACAACATAAGTCAATAtccttttcgtttttaaattatcgtgataaaagacagacagatggacaaacaaaattagatgattttataccttttcgtttttaaattatcgtgataaaagacagacagatggacaaacacaattagatgattttatacctataccaatattttgtccgtaccatcaataattttaagaattaaaaatctttaactAAACTTAATctgatgtatttcatatatacagaatataaaaaCTACATTTCAAAGTATTTGCAACTCATACCCGGTCATTAGCTGCTGAAGATAATTCAGATTGTGCTTTGCTTAAATTTTCACGTGCAGCTTGAGCATCAATTTGACTTAAAAGGCATGCTTCTTCAGCTAAAAcctgaaaatataaatagtattatCAGAAAATGCTCTTAAATTGTAACATTAGCTTTAAAAAGAACAATGCTTAGAACTTgaagttttgtaaaatatttgcgttgatatcttttttcattttagaaacAGTGTTATTTCTATCTGTATTGTGTTATTTCTGCGGATAATTTTATAAGTTATGCtgaaaaattcacaattcggattttttttaacttcgaaAATCGTATGaaactttgaatatttaaagttaTCATTGATTATCATCtcataaaatttgtatgcagCAGTTAGACGAGTTTCGTCCGAAATCCCGTTTTCTCGAGATCCGAACAAAGTgattatgacaaaaaattagGCGggtattaaacaatatttagcTTGTGatgcaattaaaattacatttcccCGATAAAATGTTGCATGCCATTCATAAGGAAGACACAAATTAAGTTTCAAATATATGGtaatcaatgaaaaatatacaattatttatacgtataagttaaatttagattttaatgaaatttaacctGAACTGAGGAATCATCGTTTACTGTAATTGTTCCACTGCTAACAAAAACTTTGTTGGTTTTTCCATCATTTTCATAAACTGTGACAACACCTGGAGCAAGTACGGCTAATGTGGGTACGTGTTTGGGTAAAATACCAAAAGCACCAGAGAATGATGGTACATCAACTTGTTTTACACTTTCGGCATCATAGAATACTTCGTTAGCTGCGGCTAATGTAAAActcatttcattttcattacgTGCCTCAGCATAGTTTCTCTGTTGAATACGAGAAACTGTTGGACGTAAAAGTCGTGAAATTTGACGAAGGGCtgacattattatttatctaaaattgaaaattttacgttaggtaatttgaaatatattccgatcaataaaatatttaggttAGAAACCcgattacataattattattatagaattatttcaatttaagaattgttaatttattaaaaaaatataatattcattttttgaaattttaactaataaatatatatatatattttttttaataagaacttacattttgttaaatgagaaactttaaattttatgaccCGTTCGTTGGTCGAATATCAGATGAATGTCTTTTTATCGCAGACAGGACCGTACTGAcaactttttaataaacatttgatgattttttttgtttggttacGTAAACTTAAgagcataaataattatttcaagaatgagcaaaataattacagttttatcaaaaataccaaatttaaaaaatgagctGGGACgtattttaccaaatttaaagTTTGTGCAAATCGATAATGGTATGCAAAATCGTTTGTGCAAAATCGTTTTCATAGATTAATGGTCAAAATTTTAGGGAGTGCACGAGATGAGGATTTATTATTAAGTTCAGAAATAATTGTGGCTGACGCTGATTTATTTGTACCGTATTTGTATCAAACAAAAAGTGTGAAATGGGTGCAAATGACATGGGCAGGATTAGATGTTATTTATAAGCATGAAAGTTATAAGGGTGGTGATTTACCATATTTGGTTACAAGATTTTCTGGCGAACATTTTGGACGGTAAATTTAATAGGGGATTAAAAATATggttaccaaaaatattttgatatttatgttttctaataattttgatgTATTACATTTCTTTTTGGACGTGTCCTCgaacaatataattttgattaaaatacatACCCTTGTCTTTGAAACCAGTTCCGCtaaaattatatagtttacCCAGGATAGAACAATAGTCGGACAATACAATTCTGTCTTCGTGTAAACAAGAAATTCTGAGACTTAAGATATTTATTTCTGATTGTCTTAAAAATAGGACGTACTATATATacttattgtataattttaatattaccaCTTTATAGATTCGTTCACGTATCTGGAACAGTAACATTGTTCAATCCTCCTGAACATTCCCGTTTGAGTTCAAAAACCAAACTCTGTGAAGCTTATTGCTTGAAGAAAAGATACTATATAtactttcaacaaaaataaaagtattttatttctaaattattaactTCATTTCCATATGTCTCAATTTTAAGGTTCAAGCGACaatttattacactttttttcaatttttttaaggattatGTCCGAATATGTGATTGCATCTATTGTTAACCATGAACGTTCTATGTTCcaagttaaattaaatcaaacaaaGCATTGTTGGAATAAAAGTGGTTCTATAcaaaattatagaattatatCAGATTTAACATTCGGCATTTTAGGTTTAGGACAAATTAGTTCTCTTGGtaagtattatcaaaaaaatcagaTCAGAAATATTAAGGTTTAAGAATTAATTGATTACGAGTTGAGATTTAAGTAATTCTTCGTTGTTTTGTACCATCATTAGATAATGACGACAGCAATAAAGACTTGAAGATGAaaactttgaattattttttacttacaacTTTATTGTGCTTCACATTTTGATGTGATCTAAAATTAATGTTGAACGGAAACGCATATTTATGTGGTTTGTGGAAGTAACATAGTAACATAGTTTTTAAAGACCTTTTAACCGCCAATTTAAGCGGTCATAGTCATTTACAAAAACCAATGAAGTTTAAAACCTGCTCTCCTGATATTTAGCACTCCATTTATCGATCACCTGCCCTCTTTCGGTGTCAGATATATGTTTGGGGTACCAAATATCTGACGATGGTGATTTAGGCATCGCCGCCTTTTTGGTTTTCTAATCACAACCAGTGAAAGGATTGATTGCGCTCTATATTATACACTTTGTTGAAGTATTCTATTTCAGACTGTCACATAGTGCAGAAGACACAGGAGGGGTCCCGCATTAAATCTTAAAGGAAGGGTGCCGCATTAATATTGTAGAAATTGAATCTAGAATCTAAATACCCATTTTGAAAGAATATCTTGGTTGTGAATGTGGGTGTTATTGACTTTCCAACGAGAAAAATTTGAACGTGatccaattttcataatattagtgcggagttattatcattttccttGATCGAGGCTAAAATTcccaaatttttatagaatcttcgatttatccaatattttaagattttcataCCGTTTGCCGCTGCCTGTATcattcatagaaataattaatacaaatgaaaatttatttcagtggcgcaaaatttaaatttattgggtGGAAATTTAATTTGCTTAGGAAGATCAAATCGGAATTCGTTTccatcatttataaataaatattacacaacagaaaacttaaatgaatttttaagtaattgtgATTACGTTATCAATGTATTACCATCCACTAAGGAAACAATTGGTTTGTTAAATAATGATGTATTGAAACATTGTGCAAGTAAGTATTTGTCTGGCTGGTTTATATTATGCGAGGTATTGATTTTCGAGTTGAAACTTACTTCcaataaactattataaattacCTTTGATGATTGTATATTGAATCGAAAGCTAAGGCtgttattaagtttatttaccACCTcgattatttagaaatttttctaagTTAGGCTTAACGATAGTATAACTTAAGAATGATAGTAGTAGCGTCC
This genomic interval from Chrysoperla carnea chromosome 1, inChrCarn1.1, whole genome shotgun sequence contains the following:
- the LOC123305048 gene encoding ribonuclease H1 — protein: MVTINPIITQLTQILRTTTINTAIKIMPYYAVAKGKRRGIFETWAECQESIKGVAHAKFKKFDSYAAAEEFVNMYNGKEIKSVTMQELASPEVKVESDEDLETYHDAFLTDDMNDNDILVAEHISKIDSIFESFKSKTKDLLTQFNEVAESYKNSIMEEMLNFKGKVLNDKVGTSNIKSATTPKRKRTTDNENTDQKKRKEKHALPVDKDGFVHVYTDGACENNGRPNCKAGLGVWFGENHPLNVGEPVKGRATNNVGEIQACTRAVEIAHSAGVKKLCINTDSQFVINSMTTWLPNWKKRDWKLKDGGPVKNKHDFIDLDNACQLVDVKWNYVKGHAGIAGNEGADALARKGAQMFGK
- the LOC123305248 gene encoding ATP synthase subunit delta, mitochondrial; protein product: MSALRQISRLLRPTVSRIQQRNYAEARNENEMSFTLAAANEVFYDAESVKQVDVPSFSGAFGILPKHVPTLAVLAPGVVTVYENDGKTNKVFVSSGTITVNDDSSVQVLAEEACLLSQIDAQAARENLSKAQSELSSAANDRARAEAAIAVEVCEALVKAASEA
- the LOC123305245 gene encoding glyoxylate/hydroxypyruvate reductase A-like, with translation MSKIITVLSKIPNLKNELGRILPNLKFVQIDNGSARDEDLLLSSEIIVADADLFVPYLYQTKSVKWVQMTWAGLDVIYKHESYKGGDLPYLVTRFSGEHFGRIMSEYVIASIVNHERSMFQVKLNQTKHCWNKSGSIQNYRIISDLTFGILGLGQISSLVAQNLNLLGGNLICLGRSNRNSFPSFINKYYTTENLNEFLSNCDYVINVLPSTKETIGLLNNDVLKHCAKRSAVFINIGRGSIIAENDLINALNNKWISGAILDVFELEPLPKESPLWDMPQVLITPHVSGTSRAKDIAEQFAKNYELYCSESKIPTTVDFSTGY